The Malus domestica chromosome 10, GDT2T_hap1 nucleotide sequence TATATGTGTGTAATATTCCCTAAATATTCTGAATCTATCAATTTTACCCTTTTTGGACTACCCTATCAGGATCTAAACATTGGATCCTTCCTTCTTTTcaaactgccacgtggcagctccCTAGCAATTtccctttcttctctctctgtccccCCCCCCCGTGACttctcctttctttcttcttctttttctgttttcttttctttcttctgtctgtctctctgtctctctcggCTCTCTCTCATAGCTCCctcatctctcttctctgcagCAACCCGCACGCACGCACCCGCCTCCCCGCGCGAAGAAGACCCAtctccttcttctctctctctctgtcccgTGTTGCGAGCCCAGAAACCGGAGAGGAACTCCGGTGAAACCCTTAAGACCTTTCGGCCCAACCCAAATTCAAAGCCCAGTGGACTTTGACCTCTGACCAGTTGACTGTTGACTGTTGACTTGGTCAACGGTCAACGGTCAGAGTTGACTTTGACGTTGACTTTgaccggtcaacgttgactttttgAGTTGACTTTTCGGGGTTTCGTTCAGGACCTCTCCTAGGCTATTTTCGACGTCCTGGACCCGTTTTTGAAGTCCGTTTTCTCAAATTAAATCGTTTGAATAGAGTTTGACCAAAGGTACTCATTTGTGTGAATAGGTGCAATTATTAACGGTGATTCTGTTATACCTTCTTGGTATAGCTTTGCACCGTCGGTGtacggtgagtggaccccttcaaaatcatgttttaacaatagaaatgcatacatgaaaagcatgatttgatacttatgttttatgaaatacTTTATGAGATAGtatgcttactgaggctagattgaagtattactatttttcctataacccatgttcttatagaatatccgatggatgacgatatgatattagaacatgtttagaacacctctttgtagtatagatgatggatgactttatactacgaagttgtttttcaatatgtttatgctcaatggttttgtacttacctagtggtcctttccgctacgggacgtagggatagattccggtccgtcccgagcgacggtttggtgttggcatagggcctggagtgtgtttcctctggctatttagcacagagacggggagccggcatggggcctgcaggttatcggacaattcactagtgttTATTACTTATACAAGTTATGAATTTGAGATATTgcacggcatgctaggtttcggaaaatctattttgatcatgatatatatgttttcataaacctgggggttagtatgttgataactgttttattatatttatatcaaactggtccactcatgtttgttttgcgcccccttcaggacctACGAACGAGAATTACGATATAAGCTACGAGGCTTTTCCCTACCAGTGATCCAGTGCTATACTTCTTCTGCTTCGATATCTTTTGTAATATAGCACATCTCTATCTTAAATTCTGTTTGTACTCTGTAATAGACGTATGCTCTGACATTATGCGTTGATCCTAATGTTATTAATTAGAAGTTGatttttgtagttttttttgTGGCTAGTCTTGCTGCCTGTTTTAGCTTCTTTATGAGTGTTTACTTAAagtaatggctttcgtcaccctttgggtgtcggccagcacgtgatcATCCCGATGTCACGAggacatcgggatcggggcgtgtcacttATACTATTTGATTAAATTATGTTAGATATTAATATCATATGGAGTAGAAAAAACTTTAATTAAATATCTTTTTACATGCGGTTATGGGAAGAAAATCACTTTGGAAGCGGGGATGGACCTCCGCCCAACCGGTTGCAATCCTGCTATGAATCTACGATCAAAAGTCAAATTAATATGGCAACAGAAATCATGGCTGAAAAAAATGAGATGCAAACAATTACACCATCTTTCCAAACACTTAAAACGAATAGGGTTTAGACCAAACAAACATTTACATTGAAATCGAAAGTCTTTAGTATAACAACTATAGCTAGCTAGTTATACCAGCTCTACTTCTTTTGGTAGACTGAAGGGTCAAACGCCAAagctatttaaaaaaaaatttagatttcaccgtaaattaattaacaaaatagaGAGTACCCTAATTACTTATAAGTATATCCAAGTCCTTCTTTCTCTAATGTCGCATTCATATTATCAACATGTTTCCTCATGTGTGGCAAATATCAACACATCCGGTCATGTGTGGTAAATGTTTAAGCCTAACACATGGAACACCAATTGGGGTGACGTGTGGTTCACATGTGAGACAACTTGCTCTGATACCGTAAAGAAAATTGAAGtttcaccaaaaaatcaattggcaatataggaAGTAGCCCAACTACTTGTAAACACATGCAAAGTCCTTTTTTCCCAATGTGGCATTTATATTCTCAACATTGCTACAAACATGGTCCAACTCACACATTTAGCTAGTTAATCCATCATTTAATTCCATGGATGTCAAAGTCAGTAAGCTGGCCTAAAATGGCCAACGTTCGGCCACAGCCGCTTAGGCTGCCAAAATCAATACGTAGTTAGGGCTTTGCCTAGAAGCAGTAAGTATTCGATTCAATTGATGTAGAACCTTTATTATAAGGAAGGCAAGCTCCTATGCTTTCATTCAAAGATTTAGTTACATCCTACTCTACAAGGTATCATCATCAGCAGAGCAAAATGGCCACAGAATCCGTCGAGGTTGAAACCGTTGAGAAGCAAACAGTTAAACCATCCTCCCAAACTCCTCATGTCCTTAGAAATTTTAAGCTCTCTCTTTTGGATCAGTTTTCTCCTGTAGCTTACATCCCATTCCTTCTCTTCTATCCCAATGTTGTTAGTACTACTACCAGTAACGTCAGTACTCATAGTGTCAAGGCCATCAATGAAAGATATCAGCATCTAATAAAATCATTATCTGAAATTCTCACTCACTACTACCCTTTAGCAGGAAGAATCAAAGGTAATGTCGTGATCGTATGTAATGATGATGGAGCTGAATTCGTGAAAGCCCATGTCAAGTGTTCCTTATCGGAGATTTTGGAACACCCAGATGCTGAAATGTTAAGACGATTACTTCCAATTGAGCCTGAGTCCACAGAAGCAGTCACGGGCAAGTTGCTTGCTGTGCAAGTCAATTTGTTTGAGTGTGGAGGAATGGCTATTGGATTGACCATTTCACATAAGATTGCTGATGCCTCAACTGTATGCACGTTCATCAATTCTTGGGCAGCAACAGCCCATAAATCCAACAAGGTAATGCTTCCCCAGTTTGGTGTTGCATCTCTTTTTCCACCCCTTGATTTCTCCGACTCGGAGCCACCATCCATGATATATGTTAAAGAAAAGTGCACAACTAGAAGGTATGTGTTTGATGACTCAAAGATTTCCGTTCTCCAATCTAAAGTATCCAGTTCACTTGTGCCCAAACCAACAAGGGTGGAAGCAATTTCAGCACTCATTTGGAAATGCGCGATTGAAGCATCGCCAAAGTCATCATCCAACACGTTGGGGTCTAGTCCAGTAAGGCCATCTATATTTCATCAAGCTGTGAACTTACGCAAAAGGGTTACACCGCCCTTGCCAGATAACTTGGCTGGGAATCTTCTTGTTTTATCTACATCAAAGGCCGAAGAAAGTACTACCAGTGTGTTTGATTTAAAAGACTTGGTTGCGAAAATCCGGGCCGGGattgaagaaatgaaagaatGTGCTACAAAATTAGTTGATCCTAATGAGGCAATGCAAGTGTTGACCGAGTACCGCACAAACCTGATGAAAGATCAGGAGATTGAAACTTATAGCTGCACAAGTTGGTGTAGGTTTCCTTTCTATGGAGCGGATTTCGGATGGGGAATGCCATCATGGGTGAGTTTTGCTGGTTGTTCAGTTAAGAATTTATTTGGTTTCATGGACAAAAGAGACTGCAATGGGATTGAAACATGGTTGACCCTAAGCGAAGAAAGCATGGCATTATTTGAAAGCAAACCGAAGCTGCTAGCATATGCTTCTCTGAATACAAGGGTCACTTGCTGAGTTTGGCAAACAATCCTCTCGatggtttttaattttgtgttttaagtAAAACGGTGGATACATCACTAGCTTCCGGTGATATCCAACTTATTTTCTAGCCCCATAAGAAATTGATGGAATAAAGTAAAATGTTAGAAGTGTAGAAATAACTGTCATGGATTTTCAATTCTTTAACATGAACATTGTCTTTCTCATTCAGTGAATAAATTTTTAGGATAAATATCCATATTTATAGAAGATAATGGAACTATCATTAGTACTTGCTTAACGGTACTTGAATAAAGATTCCTCGTAAACTACTAGATTCCAATAAGTTTTCTCATCGATTGTACCTTTGCTATGTAGGCACCAAGATCTACCGATTCGAGATAGTGAGTTGGGAAAGCCTATTTACTATTCCATTTAATATACCTTTGCTATTTAATACACGCTACATCATGATTTTGAATCAGAAAAGAGATGTCAAGAAATGGTAGATCCATTCACTCTATCAATAACCGAGCCGTATCTGGTTTATCATAAGGGATTTGCCTTTTTCTATTGGATTGGATCAAAAACAATTCTTGAATGAGGTATTCAACTCCAAGGATGAATCGAAAAAGAAATCTTTATTGGTTCTACTACTATTTTTTATCAAGAGAATGAatctttttatcaaatgatcagaaaaaaaaaaaaaaaaggtccagATCTCCTGCGGGAATGATTTGGAAgatccaaaataaataaaaaagtggaATTTTCTAGAATTAGATAAGGATTCCAATGGAAGTCCTTCCGTTTCATCTATAATTGTGAATTGAAtattgaataaatttaaatcacaaaaaaagaacaaagaatggttcaaaaaaggaaataaaatgtaaaaaaagaacaaaagtcGTACAGATTCACAAAAACTCCGTGGGTAAGAACTCAAAAAGAGATATTGAAGTCGTTCTGCAAACtcaataatattattaattattatttcaatattaaaatatttcaattcgGGATTCTAGTTAGTTTAACTGGATGAATCTTAGCGATGGAATAAATATCCATATTTATAGAAGATAATGGAACTATTAAAGGTAGCACATAAAGTACAAAATACAGTGAAAATTAAGGAAGAACGAGGAAATACAAGGCAAAGAAATAAACAAGGTATGATGGATGGGAATGAACTTGATGAGTGGCACTGGCAATGGAGAGACCACGAACCGTGCTTTTAGTCTTGTGTGGTCAACCTGGCCCGACTTTGATAGATGGCCCACTTGACCCAGATCGTAAGATGAATTATGATCTAAAAGTAATTAAGAGGTTTTATAAGCGATATTttgcattaattttatttaaaataaataagtaaattCAAATTTGGATGTAGAAAAAACACTATGCTTTTGGCTCAGCCCAAACGTTAGTGGCAAGACGTAAAAAAAGATGTATGATGTAAATGAACTTGATccatattaaataaaaatttataccaTTACTACACATTGATCATGCTAATTTCATATTGTCCACTTATTCTATATATGGATTCATGACAAAATATTGATAAATCCCAATAGATGTAAAAACCATAATCAAGGGCAGAAGGTAATTTCATAGTTAGGGCCACCAAAGCATGTGAAAGTACTAGATTTGTCATCATAAGCATAACTATAAGCCTGGGGACACTGCTTCTTGAAGACCTTTGAAAAGTCAGTAGGAGGGCATGTATCAGGGGTTCCATAAGCGCCAGTGCAACAATATTGGGGCTGATTTAAAGCCAAACATGCACTTTTGCAGCCAATCACACTCCCATCCGATACTTTGTCGGACAACTCGGCAGGACAAACAGTGTTTATATTGGCCGCGCAGCTTGTGGATTTGCAGTCACCGGAGCCGCCTCTGGGGGCTAACTTAATGGGCAAGTTGAAGCCGTCAACAAGGCTAACATCGTAGAAATCTTGTCCTCCGTTGGTTGCTAGGGTTAACTCCACTAGGGATGCTGGTGGACTTGCACCGGCACCATTGCAGGGTATTTGGCCAGAGCCACAATCTCCTGTTGAGCATTTGAACTTTCCGGAGGAGTCTGTCGAGCAGTGAGAGCGGCCCCAGAAGCGGCCGGACCACGGAGCTTGGACAGTCAGTGATGTTGAAGCACCGGAGGCTAACTCAAATCCAGTGGAAAGTGATTGTGGGCCGCCGCCTCCGGTTAGGGTTCCTGGCCAAACTGTGTTGGGACATTTGTTTGTGAATGTGAACTTGGCCGAGTAAACCCCTGCATGCTCTGACACACAAAGTACAAGATCATCACTAAAATGCCACACTcatcaaattattattttttgttcacCAAATAATTAATCATCATACTTTTTTCATCAAATAAGACttctattttaataaattaaagacATATTGTCATATCATGTGATGAACAAAATTTGGTAAGCGTGATTCATGACATATTATTTAAGATCAATGTTTTGTTGCATTCATATTGCAATAGTGATGGAAACCATGCATCGGACGTCTTGTTAGATATCCAGAAAATCAAATAGAGAAACAAAAACAGATATTGGAAGAACAAAGTTCGTGATATTATAATGGATAAAATGACGATATATATTTCGTGAAATTCTTGCCTGAGAGGAAGACTAATACAAGGCTGATTAACGCTTCAAATTTCATGTTGAGCGCTCCGATTGCTTTTTGAGATTTTTCCGTCtgataaataataatttagttaTGAAGACGTACatggtgtgtatatatataagtgAAAACTGCAAAAACcaacataattttcaaatgATCATATATGGTAGGTtgacttaattttcaaatgattaCATGAAACTGCTTTCATAGATTGCTGAATCTAAacgtttcttttctttgtaagtGATCCTTACCTATATAAAAGTGCGGTATGGAAAAAGTATCATACCGGAGAACAAACTTTTAGAAATAGTGATCTGAAAAATAGCACTTCTCGCACATGTCCATTAAAAAACATTTACTTCTTTcctatttagttttctttgaaCAACCCATGGGCATTTCCATGCCTCATCCATCCATCAAAAAAGGAAAGAACGCGTTTTCCTTTCATGACTCTGCTAATATTTCAAACCTATCTACAAACATATAATATGTACCTATatattcttccaattttttcaaACAATCTTGAAATATCCTGGATATGCTTTGACATTTCCACGAAAATATCCAAAAATTCAGGGAATGATATGGAAAGAGAGGGTGAAGTCTAAACTTCACCCCATATCCACCATATTtccataaatcaattaatttcctcgatatttttgatattttcaagaaatatcCGGTGTTTGCAGACAATTTACAAAAAGTTTGTAGGAAATATCCATGAGCCTAtgcattctttattttttaatttcttttttttatggtattagtttacTTCAATAAAACTTGTGCTGCTTTCATAATGGAAATTTCAATTAAGTTATGTACAATTTATTCTTTCTAGTAAAATGCTTTATTTGATTACTTGTCATTATCAAgaagtttttcttctcacatATCACATACTTATTGTTTACACAATATATAATCATTAATTCTTAATTTATAcgtgtgttgtggcttcatatgacaatattccctaaaaaataattttaaattttcatgttttttagcAAATTTCCATTTTCATTGAAGGCAATCAATATCGATATACAATATGTCAATcgatattttcacaaatttgcCTATCAATATTTCCACCGATAccaatattttaaacactgaGTGTGATAACGTTAATGAGTTAAATAATTAGTTGTTAGGTGAGAGATGAATCGAAGGAATCGAACCCACACCATGGTGCATAAGCATGGTTGCTTTCTGATACTGCAATAAAACATCATCTAAGTGGTGCATAG carries:
- the LOC103445840 gene encoding (13S,14R)-1,13-dihydroxy-N-methylcanadine 13-O-acetyltransferase AT1-like, producing the protein MATESVEVETVEKQTVKPSSQTPHVLRNFKLSLLDQFSPVAYIPFLLFYPNVVSTTTSNVSTHSVKAINERYQHLIKSLSEILTHYYPLAGRIKGNVVIVCNDDGAEFVKAHVKCSLSEILEHPDAEMLRRLLPIEPESTEAVTGKLLAVQVNLFECGGMAIGLTISHKIADASTVCTFINSWAATAHKSNKVMLPQFGVASLFPPLDFSDSEPPSMIYVKEKCTTRRYVFDDSKISVLQSKVSSSLVPKPTRVEAISALIWKCAIEASPKSSSNTLGSSPVRPSIFHQAVNLRKRVTPPLPDNLAGNLLVLSTSKAEESTTSVFDLKDLVAKIRAGIEEMKECATKLVDPNEAMQVLTEYRTNLMKDQEIETYSCTSWCRFPFYGADFGWGMPSWVSFAGCSVKNLFGFMDKRDCNGIETWLTLSEESMALFESKPKLLAYASLNTRVTC
- the LOC103445781 gene encoding thaumatin-like protein 1 isoform X2 — its product is MKFEALISLVLVFLSGVYSAKFTFTNKCPNTVWPGTLTGGGGPQSLSTGFELASGASTSLTVQAPWSGRFWGRSHCSTDSSGKFKCSTGDCGSGQIPCNGAGASPPASLVELTLATNGGQDFYDVSLVDGFNLPIKLAPRGGSGDCKSTSCAANINTVCPAELSDKVSDGSVIGCKSACLALNQPQYCCTGAYGTPDTCPPTDFSKVFKKQCPQAYSYAYDDKSSTFTCFGGPNYEITFCP
- the LOC103445781 gene encoding thaumatin-like protein 1 isoform X1, whose translation is MKFEALISLVLVFLSEHAGVYSAKFTFTNKCPNTVWPGTLTGGGGPQSLSTGFELASGASTSLTVQAPWSGRFWGRSHCSTDSSGKFKCSTGDCGSGQIPCNGAGASPPASLVELTLATNGGQDFYDVSLVDGFNLPIKLAPRGGSGDCKSTSCAANINTVCPAELSDKVSDGSVIGCKSACLALNQPQYCCTGAYGTPDTCPPTDFSKVFKKQCPQAYSYAYDDKSSTFTCFGGPNYEITFCP